gaacgcgctctcgtttcgttttcgttattcttactaagccctctgtaaTAGTGTGATCTGTCACAAATTAAatcccataataattaaatttaaatttagccATAAGGCAAGTAATGCCTGCATTTCactatatttttaagataatacTGTTAAAGGTTCATCCCTATGCAAATCTATGCTTTATTGCTCGAACCTTAAAGCTCTTTACTTAGTAGTCGCCATTGTAACCTTACATTTAACAGAATCATACCAAAATACACCTTACACCACCCCAACAAAGTCCTCACTCGACTGACCTAGTTGGAACTGCTCGAGCACGACCTGCAGGTTGGTGAGCGCGGCCTCGCTCCTGCTGCGCGCGTCCTCGGCCTCGCTGAGCCGCGCCTGCACCTCGTCCCGCTGTCTCTCCAGTAGCCTGATCTGGTTGCGATAGGTTTCTACTTCTTGGTTCGCTCGGATGCTGGAAAGTTTAAGAACATTATTCagagaggctcatattcatgggcAGCATTCctcgacacatgacgcggcgattgtcacgctgcttctgagcctctagcatggcttgaaactagtcgagttctttaCCAATCAGTAACGTgcgtaagccgataaaataataattaatttaggatgtctcatgaaagtaataacaaaatatttcaattaattggAAAAGTGGTCATTTTGTTAAGTAAGGAAGAAATCACAGAAAAATTGTGATagttgtttattaagaaatacaCAAATAATCACAAGGCGAAAacactacaatatttttttagtattcattccgcttgtagataAATTTTCAGAATGCGATGTACTGcaccgcccgcaattaaatgcacatgcagcagaggtgcaacataaaaatacaaacattgttaaaggttaaagtaattttcaacacaaaattcttcaatgaattttcaactttacaacaagaaaataaagttgaaagttgtAGTTCAAGTCTTTctcacataataaataattatactggCAGAAGAAAATCCACGTACCTATTACTAGTATAAACAGTGCTAGTCTGTTTGGCCCTCTCCTCGACCTGGTGCAGCCTGGCCTGGCATTCCGTCAGCTTCTGCTCCGAGGACATCAGCTCCTGCGTGTAGTTCTCCTCCGTCTCCACCAGGTGGCGCCTCAGTCGCTCCAACTCCTTCACCAAGTTCTGTTCTTGTTCCGACAACTGGGAATCGAGtaatgttgttatttaaaaaattgttttttagaAATTACAATGTAATCGCTGCATTAACTATTTTGGATAACCACTGCAACTTTAGtagataaactataataaacaatatctcTGAAGCAATGAAGTTCAGCTAAAACTTCGACCGTATCGaaaatatatctatctatattgtCACTATACTGAAACTTTTAgagcatttaaaaaaatgttacccTATGCTAGgatgtcgtggatgcgtttacaaacatacaagttcatatacacttgacacccagactcgaaacaacaatttgtggatcatacaaagagctgttctgtgcgggaatcgaaaccgctacacgttgcacgacagccggttgcccagccaccgcaccaaccatgcagtcattgCAACGTAAACGATTTAATTTCTCACCTGTAAGTTTTCTGCTGTCAATTTCTTTACAGTCTCCACCTGTATCGCCAAATTCTTCTCCAGATTCTCGCATTTCTCAGTCAATAACTTCACTGATTCACTAGCAGCCACCAGGTCAGCCATTGCCTTCTCCAAACCAGACGCATTCTGACTCAAAGACACTATAATCCCGTCCTTTTCTCTCAAAGTTACCATCAAATTCTCACAATTCTTGCAATGGTCCGAAGAATTCTGAAGCTGTTTATCTTTCTCTTCTAAAACCTTCTTATACTCATTCGTCTGTTCCAAAATGACATGGTTCAATCTCTGTATCTCATTGTGATACTGTATACTCTCATTGTGTTTCAAGTTTATTAGATTGATCAGTTCTGTTTTCTCCGTCATAGCTGTATCTATGATCGATTTGTATTCGTTTGATATCTTCTCAGTAGATGCTATACTTTGTTTCATCTCCTCGATAGTTTTTTCTTTAGCGGCCACTGATTCTATAAGTGCTATAACTTCAGCCTCTACTGTTTTCTTCTCTTGAACTAGTTTGGCATAATCATCATTGTGATGTGTTACATTCTCTGCAGTCTTTAATTTGTCAGTTAATTCTACTATTGATTGATTTAgttcctttatttctttttctttattacttattactgtTTTAAGTTCGTTACAGGATTTTTCTGTTTGTTCCAGACGGAGTGTTAACGAAGATATCTCGTTATTTTTAGAATTGATTTCATCATTTAAAGACAATACTTGTTTGCTGAGTTCCTCCTTTTCGCCATGAAGTCTGTTAAATTCTTCTTGACTTCTATCTGATTTTCCAACCGTCTCATTAAGTTTTGCAGTAAGCTCTTCGACTGAACGTTCAAGTTTCTGTATTTCATCATTCTTCACAGAAATACTTTTCTCCATTTCAGTTGcactttcatttaatttctgGAGAGCAATATTGTTTTGGTGGATGGTGCTGTTGAGACCGTCAATCAGAGTATCTTTTTCATTAAGATCTATTATTAGTTTATCGAATTCCTCCTCTAAATGCGCAATTTTACTATCAGTTGATACCAATTCTGCATCGAGCTGAATTTTCTTTTCGATCAGTTTTTTGTTTTCCTCCTTCAGACTAGCGACTTCATTCGTAAGTATATCTTGATGAACGGTCTTAGATTTCAACTCATCGATAGTGTCTTCAAGAATTTTCGAATTCCTTTCATACTGCATGTTCTTCTTAAGATCGTTGTTTTCATCTAGTAACTCTTGTTCCTGACGTTGTAGATCAACTATAACCGTTCTTAATTTTTCAATTGTTTGCGTAAGAGTTTCGTTTTCTTTAGACATGTGTTTCAGCTGTTCGCCCAATATAGTCTTCTCCGTTATTACGCTTTCTAATTTTGCATTACTCTCAGTGCTAGCAGTAGTTAATTGATCCTGTAATACAATAACCTTATCTTGTAGCTTTTGTTTGTCTACCTCTACTTCTTGTTTATGTCTAATGACTTCATCTAACTTATTTTCAAAGTCATGTAGTTTACAATCCAAAGTAGATTTCAAATTTTCTAACTCTTTGTGTGCATTAGACTTCTcatctaatacatttttaagaTCATCTACCTTTTTAGTTAACAACACCTTGTCGTTTTCCAAAATATGTATGTCTATAGATAGCTGTTCGTTCTTCGCATTGGCGGCAGTTAAACGTTTTTTTAGGTCGTCTATCTCATCCGCTGTCTTTTTGAGTTTCTCAGAATCTTGATTATTTACACTATGTTCTAATTCAACGACGGTTTTAGTCTGATTTTTGAGCATTTCAAATTCATCCAACATCGTTGTATATTTCTGTTTTAAGTCGCGTAGCGCATCGTGAAGGGAAGTTTTCTCAGCCCTTACCTCTTCCAGCTCTTTGAGTATCCTCTTGATTTCGGCTTCAAAGagtttattcatattattgGAGTCAGCTAGTTCCGTCTCCAATTTCGCCAAGTTGTCTTCATGTGTTTCTATTATTGGTTGCAACTTGGAAGTATTCTTTAAAGCCGCAATTTCAGAGATGAGGAAATCATTATTCTTCTTCATCTCATTCAACTCTCTCTCGAGATGCTGGATATCAGTTGTTAAGAAATCATTTTCTGTGGTTAGATCATCTATTTGTGTTTGTAGATGGTTTGTATTTAGATTCTTTTCTGATAGCTGATGGTTTAATACATCGATTTCTTTCTTGAAAGAGTTAACGGTTTTGAAAACGCTCTCTAATTTAAATAGAACTATATTGTCGCCAGCTGAAGGTATTTCGCCAACATAATCGATAGGAAGTTCAAAGTTAACATACTTATTATACAAATGCACGATCTTGTCaggttttattactttgttatcTACATTTTCTGGACAGCTACTTTCTTTCTGAGCTAATTTATGTTTCAACTCGCTAATATCACGTTTCAGTGTTTCTATTACACCTTTAGCGTTATCATCGATGTTGATTTCATCTAAAtgaatttgatttgaatttCTTCTCTCTTTTAATTCATTCACTTCTTTTATAAGCTGTTCATAAGTATCCCTCGGGACCATATCTAGATGCTCTGCATGTTTTTGTACTACTTCCAAGTCATGCTCCAACTTTGTCACCTGTTCTTGTAACTTGAATACTTCTTCGTGTAGCTCTTGATTTTCTTCTTGAAACTTTTCGGCGTTTTCTCGCAACAGACCGTGTATCCTCTCtagattttgatatttatgtaataaagtaTCATGGTCAGCATTGATTGCCTTAGCAGCCTCTAATTCCTTATCCCTTTCACCAATGGTCGCAAGTAACTTCTTGTTTTCAGCTATATACTCTTCATTAGCAGCTTTGAGATCTCTGTGTTCTTGTTTTAAAGCTTCAAAATTGGTTTGtaactctttttttaaagttagaaGTCTTTCCATAGCCTGTTGGTGTTGGCTGTCTAAATCTTCTAGATTGGAGGTGAGgtttttgttttcttctttCAATCGGACGAGTTCATCATCAGGTGGTCCTTGATGCAGAACTCGGTCAATCGTTTCTCGTTCTCTCAGGGTGGCAAGCTCTCTTTGTAGGTCTCGTATTTGCAGTAAATAATTCTGTTCCGTATCTTCGGTTGATTTCGACGTTTGGGGCGGCGGGTCCCAGTACCAACTGGACTCCTCTTCTTTAACGCCATTCTTTTTGCTGATCTTCTGTAAAGAGAGAAACGAGATCGTTAGATATTTAAAATCATACACTTAGTTCAAGAtacagaaattatatttaaacgtTAAATTGTCACTGACATTacgaaacaacaaataaattggAATTACCGAACAGacagtattttacaaaaatccACGGCTACACGGAGTGTATCGCCGCGAGACCAATTGTACACACACAAGTATGAGAGTGTGTCTGTTTAAACACACGATATCGTTATCAGCCAGTTTTATGGCTCAGTTGAGTCAGACCGTACAGTTGAGGACATAAGTCATCGTGTTGGCTTAGTTGTCGTTGGCTGGGGCATTAGTAATGCAACACACATGTGGGGTAACATTGGTAGAGTTAAATTCAttgttaaattacttatttcagGTGATGGTATTTTATCACTCATAGCTAAACCAGTTACAAGTGTAATCATGTTCATTTGAAATCAAACcaagaatattaattaagttaaagtTAGCCTTATTgcaagagctgcggactacctacctagaaataggaacggggtggtttttagccagtgaGCCTCACCGAAGGCgagagaagattgggaagttgGGATGTTTATCCCGtttaaaaaaagctttattGAAAATAGTATCACAATTAGAAAATACCACAATAAAGTTTAACAAGCCTATGTCAGACATAAAACAATTACAAGTGCAACCAAATAAACACCTTCATTTAGAATACCATCAATGCAACcatcagtacctctaccatgagtttgaagcaatagtattttacaacgcctctaccggtcaacggtggaactaaaaaaaattgccatacaaaaaatgttCGTCGTTGCTAGCAACTATCGACAGATACTaatgcttcaaactcatggtagaggtactgtacTCATTACGAAGCTAGCTCGCTCACTCACGGCAGCAACATAAAGACGGGAGCCCTCATTTACTAAGTGGTGCGTGAAAACCGATAACACCACACTTTTGGTGACAGCTTTATCAGACGGATCCGGTTCAGGACTCGCTCGTGTTAAAGTAGCAGCTAACGATAGGTGGAAATGAACAGAAGCCTTTAAATAAGGTGACAAAGTGCTCGATGTAACTCGGAATGGTGATAACACTATTGAGAAGTATGTGGAGACTCTTATAAGTTTCTAAATGATAAACATAAAGTATCTCCTATTTGGCTAAAGGAAGGCAATCAAAATTTGAACGGATAAGTAACTAAGCACAaattttatagcatttttaATTCTGCTATTAGTAAAACGACTGTACAGTTGACGCAGGACAACTTGCTGACACACaatatgtagcgggttcgaaaaGAGCCACCTTGCTAATATAACAAAATCGTAAGGAAAACGTCTAAAAAAGGTCTTAACCTTATCcgcgaagggataggcagagttatacattacgccacgtaatgccactatacaatcgatacccacttttcaccatttgtgttattagtcccatgtaataggaccTTATTTCTAACAAATCCTAAACCCGTTGTTCAGCAAACAATTGCTACACAACATCTTTACGATGTTGTAGCCATAGAGCATGATAAGGCGCTGATAAATACT
The Spodoptera frugiperda isolate SF20-4 chromosome 17, AGI-APGP_CSIRO_Sfru_2.0, whole genome shotgun sequence DNA segment above includes these coding regions:
- the LOC118276679 gene encoding thyroid receptor-interacting protein 11-like isoform X2, with translation MSWLNLNHSLNSLKGQITNFASEVLSESPAQDVANKSLQGDSSATELEEKCRNQELEIASLKKLVDELQASLQSEKISKKNGVKEEESSWYWDPPPQTSKSTEDTEQNYLLQIRDLQRELATLRERETIDRVLHQGPPDDELVRLKEENKNLTSNLEDLDSQHQQAMERLLTLKKELQTNFEALKQEHRDLKAANEEYIAENKKLLATIGERDKELEAAKAINADHDTLLHKYQNLERIHGLLRENAEKFQEENQELHEEVFKLQEQVTKLEHDLEVVQKHAEHLDMVPRDTYEQLIKEVNELKERRNSNQIHLDEINIDDNAKGVIETLKRDISELKHKLAQKESSCPENVDNKVIKPDKIVHLYNKYVNFELPIDYVGEIPSAGDNIVLFKLESVFKTVNSFKKEIDVLNHQLSEKNLNTNHLQTQIDDLTTENDFLTTDIQHLERELNEMKKNNDFLISEIAALKNTSKLQPIIETHEDNLAKLETELADSNNMNKLFEAEIKRILKELEEVRAEKTSLHDALRDLKQKYTTMLDEFEMLKNQTKTVVELEHSVNNQDSEKLKKTADEIDDLKKRLTAANAKNEQLSIDIHILENDKVLLTKKVDDLKNVLDEKSNAHKELENLKSTLDCKLHDFENKLDEVIRHKQEVEVDKQKLQDKVIVLQDQLTTASTESNAKLESVITEKTILGEQLKHMSKENETLTQTIEKLRTVIVDLQRQEQELLDENNDLKKNMQYERNSKILEDTIDELKSKTVHQDILTNEVASLKEENKKLIEKKIQLDAELVSTDSKIAHLEEEFDKLIIDLNEKDTLIDGLNSTIHQNNIALQKLNESATEMEKSISVKNDEIQKLERSVEELTAKLNETVGKSDRSQEEFNRLHGEKEELSKQVLSLNDEINSKNNEISSLTLRLEQTEKSCNELKTVISNKEKEIKELNQSIVELTDKLKTAENVTHHNDDYAKLVQEKKTVEAEVIALIESVAAKEKTIEEMKQSIASTEKISNEYKSIIDTAMTEKTELINLINLKHNESIQYHNEIQRLNHVILEQTNEYKKVLEEKDKQLQNSSDHCKNCENLMVTLREKDGIIVSLSQNASGLEKAMADLVAASESVKLLTEKCENLEKNLAIQVETVKKLTAENLQLSEQEQNLVKELERLRRHLVETEENYTQELMSSEQKLTECQARLHQVEERAKQTSTVYTSNSIRANQEVETYRNQIRLLERQRDEVQARLSEAEDARSRSEAALTNLQVVLEQFQLDKERDVRSATEKIRNKMDEQRRENQGLQIEISRLNAKLEEALAGLQAASRLGDQVEMKRAEINDLKEQVRTLQTSVAAAEERYYNAISNQQDKVDKNLVKNLLINYVMTAAGNQSNKTQVLRILSTVLDFNQQECERLGLARSAQAPDSLAAEFVKFLQNESRPRAPLPNMMTLAQGGTSRSTTPNSRKNSAIGPPPNLPKTGHSRNPSTGSNNLLFYNLESMETASQFSRESDREPRVVTQSLDTGVNQTRNTEGAILKSVLKDM
- the LOC118276679 gene encoding thyroid receptor-interacting protein 11-like isoform X3, with the protein product MRSHILVVVLQLVFAHSAIISYLGIGDLHKISKKNGVKEEESSWYWDPPPQTSKSTEDTEQNYLLQIRDLQRELATLRERETIDRVLHQGPPDDELVRLKEENKNLTSNLEDLDSQHQQAMERLLTLKKELQTNFEALKQEHRDLKAANEEYIAENKKLLATIGERDKELEAAKAINADHDTLLHKYQNLERIHGLLRENAEKFQEENQELHEEVFKLQEQVTKLEHDLEVVQKHAEHLDMVPRDTYEQLIKEVNELKERRNSNQIHLDEINIDDNAKGVIETLKRDISELKHKLAQKESSCPENVDNKVIKPDKIVHLYNKYVNFELPIDYVGEIPSAGDNIVLFKLESVFKTVNSFKKEIDVLNHQLSEKNLNTNHLQTQIDDLTTENDFLTTDIQHLERELNEMKKNNDFLISEIAALKNTSKLQPIIETHEDNLAKLETELADSNNMNKLFEAEIKRILKELEEVRAEKTSLHDALRDLKQKYTTMLDEFEMLKNQTKTVVELEHSVNNQDSEKLKKTADEIDDLKKRLTAANAKNEQLSIDIHILENDKVLLTKKVDDLKNVLDEKSNAHKELENLKSTLDCKLHDFENKLDEVIRHKQEVEVDKQKLQDKVIVLQDQLTTASTESNAKLESVITEKTILGEQLKHMSKENETLTQTIEKLRTVIVDLQRQEQELLDENNDLKKNMQYERNSKILEDTIDELKSKTVHQDILTNEVASLKEENKKLIEKKIQLDAELVSTDSKIAHLEEEFDKLIIDLNEKDTLIDGLNSTIHQNNIALQKLNESATEMEKSISVKNDEIQKLERSVEELTAKLNETVGKSDRSQEEFNRLHGEKEELSKQVLSLNDEINSKNNEISSLTLRLEQTEKSCNELKTVISNKEKEIKELNQSIVELTDKLKTAENVTHHNDDYAKLVQEKKTVEAEVIALIESVAAKEKTIEEMKQSIASTEKISNEYKSIIDTAMTEKTELINLINLKHNESIQYHNEIQRLNHVILEQTNEYKKVLEEKDKQLQNSSDHCKNCENLMVTLREKDGIIVSLSQNASGLEKAMADLVAASESVKLLTEKCENLEKNLAIQVETVKKLTAENLQLSEQEQNLVKELERLRRHLVETEENYTQELMSSEQKLTECQARLHQVEERAKQTSTVYTSNSIRANQEVETYRNQIRLLERQRDEVQARLSEAEDARSRSEAALTNLQVVLEQFQLDKERDVRSATEKIRNKMDEQRRENQGLQIEISRLNAKLEEALAGLQAASRLGDQVEMKRAEINDLKEQVRTLQTSVAAAEERYYNAISNQQDKVDKNLVKNLLINYVMTAAGNQSNKTQVLRILSTVLDFNQQECERLGLARSAQAPDSLAAEFVKFLQNESRPRAPLPNMMTLAQGGTSRSTTPNSRKNSAIGPPPNLPKTGHSRNPSTGSNNLLFYNLESMETASQFSRESDREPRVVTQSLDTGVNQTRNTEGAILKSVLKDM